The Deltaproteobacteria bacterium genome window below encodes:
- a CDS encoding ParB N-terminal domain-containing protein, translated as MAKASKKASKAASNSEGSTAKRKTSRKKAAVEAGSRGLGSDELLAADAEPELARRVEADGGQVLARYRDPLGGHVTLLVSLPIDRVAPTPFQRDLSATHVKRLGEVIDKLDWFLDPIVVVRGDDGVYLTPNGNHRLSAMKNLGAKAIVALLVPQYQVAYKILALNTEKAHNLREKALEVIRMARSLAELDPRPEQEFALEFEEPSLVTLGACYEQRGRFSGGAYNPVLRRVDAFLAAPLPEALAVRDARAAAVLGLDDEVTAAVERCKQRGLESPYLRAFVVARINPLRFDKGAGGDFDDVIARMTAAAAKFDPAKISADQLASAGGAADE; from the coding sequence ATGGCGAAGGCGAGCAAGAAGGCCAGCAAGGCGGCCAGCAATTCCGAGGGCAGCACCGCGAAGAGGAAGACCTCGCGCAAGAAGGCGGCGGTCGAGGCGGGCTCGCGGGGCCTCGGGTCCGACGAGCTGCTCGCCGCCGACGCCGAGCCCGAGCTGGCGCGTCGGGTCGAGGCCGACGGCGGGCAGGTGCTGGCGCGCTACCGCGATCCCCTGGGTGGTCACGTCACCCTGCTCGTGTCGCTGCCGATCGACCGCGTGGCACCGACGCCGTTCCAGCGCGATCTCTCGGCGACCCACGTCAAGCGACTCGGCGAGGTGATCGACAAGCTCGACTGGTTCCTCGATCCCATCGTGGTCGTGCGCGGTGACGACGGCGTGTACCTCACGCCCAATGGCAACCATCGCCTGTCGGCGATGAAGAACCTCGGGGCCAAGGCGATCGTCGCGCTGCTCGTGCCGCAGTACCAAGTCGCCTACAAGATCCTCGCGCTGAACACCGAGAAGGCCCACAACCTCCGCGAGAAGGCGCTCGAAGTGATCCGGATGGCGCGGTCGCTGGCCGAGCTCGATCCGCGGCCGGAGCAGGAGTTCGCGCTGGAGTTCGAGGAACCGTCGCTGGTGACGTTGGGCGCCTGCTACGAGCAGCGCGGACGCTTCTCGGGTGGCGCGTACAACCCCGTGCTGCGGCGTGTCGACGCGTTCTTGGCCGCGCCGCTGCCCGAGGCGCTGGCGGTGCGCGACGCCCGGGCCGCCGCCGTGCTGGGGCTCGACGACGAAGTCACTGCGGCGGTCGAGCGCTGCAAGCAGCGTGGCCTCGAAAGCCCCTACCTGCGCGCGTTCGTGGTGGCGCGCATCAACCCGCTGCGCTTCGACAAGGGCGCCGGCGGTGACTTCGACGACGTCATCGCGCGCATGACCGCCGCGGCGGCGAAGTTCGACCCTGCGAAGATCAGCGCCGATCAGCTGGCCAGCGCCGGCGGGGCGGCCGACGAGTGA